The DNA region CTCTTTCATggcctccttttttttttaggtggGTTTCAGTTCAACACTTGagtttcagtatttttatcACTTAGCTTCTATCTCAGGCTTGTTCAGTATCTTGAGTGGATGTGCTGATAAATGAAGCTTTATGTTTCTCTGTCTTTCTGAGACAAAAAGGAGTATAAAAGAAGGAATAACATCATGTTcacctttctcttctctctgtttccaaaatgctctttttcctgctgggggtgctgatttTTGTCCTAATTAAGCCATCAAAGGCAGAATTACTTTGCACTTTTCTGGTGAAAAATAGAGGCAGTAATGGCAAAACTTATCCATGACAAAGGAAACTTTTCAACATGGCCATTACACTTGTGAAATGTAATGCCTTCCTTGTCTTGTGGTAGAAGTCAGGTAATGCTGTTCTTTTGGATATGtcattttaactttttaagGTTTGCTCTTGACCTTTGCACCTTTGGTGAAGTAGACGCTCAGTGCATTTGTCTTGTTTCTGTAGGTTACTGTGCTGCAAAGGCCACCAGAGACCCATGAACAAGATGATGTTTCTAGCACAGGTACCACACCAAGCTGGGtaacagcagctcagctcttgctggttttgtctGTCTTCTGTATGCCAAAATAATGAGCTACAGGAAAGTATGTGAATGCTTTGGTAAATCTCCATTAAGTTCCCTAAATGTGTCTGTACATATCCATGGAGTCTGGCTTCCCTTCATCATCCTTTAAAACAGCATTAGCTTTCATGTCCCTGATGTTCTCAGCTAAGGAGGAGGCTGTGTTACATAATTATTTAATCAAATTGACTGAAGTTAGCCAACAAGCTCAAAACTCATTCAAGCCTTGATGTTTGTGCAGCTGTGGCATCTGCCTATTCatcatttattttaagaaaacatgTCAAGTTTTCTTTCTATATATGCCAACAAAATTAGGAGGGTGCCTAAATACTGCAGTGTGATAGAGGGGATAAAGGTGTGTGATCCCCAGAAGTTCTAGAGTTCTTTCAGCTAACCCTCATAGAAGTCCTTGTGACTGTAGCAGTGGAAgtctttctgctgctcctgtagGCCACCAGAACACAAATATGTCATGCTTGGCAAGGTACTGCAAGTACATTGGAAAACCCTTTCCTACTTCAGTTAAATTTCTTCAATAGGTACAGAGAAGAGCActtcaaaagcagcagcaaaagtaGAGAAATTAAGAAGCTCTGAGAGAGATCAAAAAGATGATGACACACTTCTACTACAGGTAAAAACTTTTGCTAACTGATGGACGTAATTGCTGGGTTGCAGAAAATTATGATAAAAAATATTCTATCTGCTTAAGATGTAGATGTACAAGTTGTGTAAATCCCTGCATCTTACTATGGATCCACACTTTGTCAGTTTACTTAGCTGTTCCTTTGCTGTGAATGTGAATTTAAGAACTGATTCTGGAAGCTTTATGCAAGCAGATGTTCCAGTAATATCAATTGAAATATGTTGTCCTTAAGTGCAGAATGTGTAATTGATGTTATCTCCCATGGTTTGATAGCAGATATGAATTTACATTAAACCCACTGAAGATGTGCAGGGTTGGGTGTTTTGTGGAAGCTTGACAAAAGCAATGTGTTtgaggcacagcagccccacaaAGTGCACTGATACAATGAACTGTTCCCTTTTCTAGACTTCCATAGAAGTTTAGGTATAGGTAGCATGACACaatgaaagataaaaatgtgCAGAATCATGAACTGGGGAAGATGCCAGAAGCTGTATGCGAAGTATGAGGAAGGATGAATCAAACAAATAATGGATGAACTTGTTCAGCAGATATTGATGGtggctgatttttttattattattattattcaagCAAAGGTACAGATGACTGCATATTCCACAGGATTTGTTAGATGTGTGCAATTTAAATCTTAAGAGTATAAAAATACTAATAATTGAATGTTGCTCCTTATGGTATGCCTCTCTTGCCTACAGCAAGTTGTTTGAAATACTTagcattaaaacaaaacatggAGAAATTAGAACTGCCAGAGGTGTTATCAGGTACAGTTTTTGATCTAAATCTTGGAATTtaacaggagcagagctggtgtgAGGCCTTGCTCTGTGATGGCTTTGTTTGCTTGTGCAGGTGAAGGCCCTGCAGGCTCAGATAGAAGAACAGACACGACTGACCAAGGAACAGGTTGAGTCCCTGCTCGAGGACAGGCGGATTCAGATGGAGGAAGCTGAGGTCCGGCACCAGAAGGACCAGGACAAGATCAAAGCTATAACAGAAAAGTGAGTGAGAGAGCATGGCCATGATGTAGTTAATGAGATGAGAGGGAGCAATAGAAATGTTATGACTTTCAGTGTGTTGCTTTCTGCAGCAGCCATCTGGTAGTGCGTGTGGAAGATGAGTGGAATAATGTGCTTATTAAAAATCTTCTCTCACATTGGAAGAAGAGCACTTATTTCATTAGATGAGAAGAGTTAAACTCACATTTAGACCATGTGTCTTCTCCTGTGCTTCTTCCAACTTGCAGTGATGACTGGTGAAATTAAGGTAGGCACTAGGAATGATGTTAACTCCACTGGGATCCCTTTTTGCAGGCTCCATAAGACCCAAAATCTCTTGTATGAGAGTACCCGGGACTTTCTCCAGCTCAAGTTTGATGCCAGAGCCAATGAGAAAGCATGGATGGCAGAGAAGGACAGTCTGTTGAGGAAACTTGGCAAAGATCTGGATCAACTTGCTTTCAGCACAGAGTCAGGACAAAAGAAGCAGACAGAGCTGAAGAAGATGCTTCAAGGAAGTGATGGAGCTTCAAAATGccacagcaaagaaataaaggtaatttttttgtctttggtAGAGCACTCTTTAACAGTTTTTGACTAGAAAATTGCAAGCACCTTGGCTTTGGCACAATACACAGTCACTAGCAGCACTTCCAAAGTTGTACTGGATTGCCTTAAGTTACATTGTTGTTAGCAGTaatctaaataaaaaaaccctcctgCTTCAAAATCAGCATCACCTTCAAATTTCAGATAAAATGTACAGTTAGGATTTATGGTAGTGTGTCACTGTCAGTTTCTTTCttgctcagaaaaaaacccaaattctgTAAGCTGTGTGGTAAGTGGGGCCAGCAGTTTTCAACCTGCTGACTGCATGTGCTCTCTGTTCCTGTAAGTGCTCTGAGCTAATGGTCTTAGAATTAATGCAATGTCTGGGTTTTCCTTGATGCTGTCAGGGGAGAATGAGCCCTCTCAATTGATGTCTTCCAGCTCTTCTCTAGCAATctgaatttttcttcctcttccactACACTTCCAGCGAGAAGCTGGGAGATGAGAATAAGGAATTGGAAAGTAAACAGGCAATAGGGAATTGTTGCCATCTAGCCCTAAATGCAGATGCCTCTGAAATGTAGTGCTGGGCAAGCAGCTGCGAAAGGGGAGTTAGAGCATTAATTACAAAACTGGTAACTTATTCAAAGGTTTTGGTAATGGGACTGAAGTTAGAATGTTGTCCTCACATACTTGCGAGCTCCAGTTccagttaatttttattttcctgccatATTAGCAGTAATATCACAGTTGCTTGTACAGGGCAGGGGAAGTTTTGTGAGCAGTCTTgaattagtttttttttttttcttcctatgtGCTAGTTACTGCAAGACAAGCTGGTGCAGGAGAAACACCTGTCACACATGTACAGAGAGCAGTGTGTCTCCCTGGAAGGGGAGGTGGCTAGGATGCGTGAGGAGAGAGATGCTGGCAAAGAACTCTTTCAGGTAATTAGTGTGTAATCATCATCTCCTGGCTGTGGGATGATCTTGCAGCATTTATTCTGTATGGCCTATGGAGTTTTCCTCTCCTCAGGAACGCTCAGAGAAGATGGGCAAGCGCCTGAAACTGATGACTCAGCGGTGCGAAGCCTTGGAAAAACGTCGCAATCTGGAAGTAGAGGGCTTCAAGAATGACATcaaacagctccagcagaaACTGAAAGATGTAGAGAAGAAGATTTATAAGGTAACAGCTAAGTCTTTCTGAGGCAGACTGTTGTGGGCTTATCCTATAGAGATGTATTCTCAGTATTTAAAGTAGTATTCCCTTAGGGTTAAGGAAGGGTTAAATGTGTCTTTAAATATCAGTGTCTGACAAACTTGCCTCCTCTgtattttacaaaacaaaagagaTTTGTCTTTGTTTATCAAATAGGCATCAAGCTTACCAAGAACTGTCCTTTTTATACATTAActgtgtatttttgtttctaCTCTCAAAAGTTCATATGTGATACTTTTAGCTTACTTAGCTATCTCAAAATTGCAAGGCAGTGGTTTGATTCAGAAGTTTATCCTGCAAAGAAAATgagtgtttattttctttgtgagaGCCATAGTGTTTGGTTCTGTTCCATTAAGAGGTTGATCATTGTCTTAAGTATTTTGAGTACTCTGTTTATTACTTTAGTATGCATTTGTGACTTTGCAAAAATCACTGCAGAAGCAGTGGCTGGAAGCTGTGTTGTCTGTAGTAGCTTCCAGGTGTGTAGATGAACATCAGAACAGCTTAGAGGGAAAAGCACAGCCTTGTTGCTGCTTGGAGTTAAAGATGAGACTTTTATCTATAATGTGCTTGAGAGGATGATCTTGGCATAGCTTAGACTCTGCTGCAGGAGTCTGGCAGTGCTACAGATTCATTCTTTTCCTGCACTTTTGATGCACAGCTCAGTTTATGCAGattaatgcatttattttgattaaagGCTTCAATTtgtttgagttttgtttttgtttttttttttttttgtaatggcCTGTGGATTTTCTTCAAGGACTTATGTCGCTTTTATGTTTCTCTTTGCCGATTTATgtccggagatagctcagggatgccacttgctcagtttctctgctgtttaggcttgtaagttttctgtgctgtctaggtggcctggaaaggcccagggatggccttgaagagctggagcttcaaaggacgaggggagacttctgatcttgtctcggtctcggtgtttattaattgtttatctaaaagattttctttcagcccgacagaggtctgcacagcaagtcagccatgggcgCACTCCACAACCCctggggcggtcacttatctttatacccgaagttacgtgtacaatatttaccatttctccccaataccttctacccttattaaccggtgcacttttagtaataaccaatcccaaagtgccaccatcaccacagaagatggaggccaagaagaaggaggacaggacacgccccaattcctccatcttacttctttagacccccctgtaccaaaatcctaaaccctgtgttttacactctaattaacttatcccttcaccattcacccagtgaattcttcccagtcctcatacaggtgtcatctcctgtgtaggatcaaagccctgccaccagacacttctggcaacattccaggattcccgagccccccaagggtgttctcggccactctgcatctccatcctgaggtgctgagatcccacagacTTAAAGCAGTATATGAATGAGGGGAAAAAGTGTGTATGATGCCTTTACTGGAGACTTGTATGTTTTATATCTGTGGATGGGCTCTTCATTGTATTCTCCATTTCTTAACACTGTTAACCACAAGAGGGCAGGGGAACAAAGCACTTGCAAAAAGTCTCCAGAGTGATCATTCAATCCTTCTCGTTGCTTGAGGTCAAAATGACTAAAGATGACTACATTTCCTGATTTGCATATTAACATTTTGGACTGAGAACTACATGATGACACAATAAGAAACCTTAGGTGGGTCAAGAGAATAGAGGGATTTTAGAGCAGTTTCCCATGCTGTGCCCTTGAAAGTGGCTGGGCTGGCATGCTCTGTGCTATTGCAGGGTGACAGGAAATGTCAGCCCTGGCCAGCTTGCCATCAGGAATTCTGATTATCCAGCAGCCTTTACTCAGCTCAGTACAGGCACTGCCAGTCAAGGCTTTGGACTTGAGCTGCTCTTGAATCTTGTGCAGTTCCAGAGGGCAGCAGGTCAGCCACAGCAGTTAGAACACCTCTAGCTGAAATAGCAAAAGATCAAATGTCATCTTATCTCCTGAGGTACTGAGAACTAGATAGGAGTTCCTTGATAAATAGTTTAACTTGCCCCTTTTTGTGTGTCTCTAAAAAATACAGGAACTAGAAAGGAGTCAAAATGGTTATATTCTATTAAGGTTTTTTCCTTGCTAGTACTATAATACAAAAACAATGTTATGAAagctttgttctttatttttaattctggaaCACCTTTCTATTGGTGATGAGCTATTAACTTACACATCCCCTTTGCTGGCTACAAAGGGTCTCCTTTAGAGTTCTCTCCCTCATATATTTACCATAATACTCCATAAATTGTATTCTGTACAGCTTTTTTCttaatctgtttttctttttgttttaggTGGCTATGAATTTGGCACCAGACGACCAGGATCTTGCAATTCTGCGTGAGATCCGCCAAGGAAACAAACTAACACGTAAAATTCAAGGAGAACTTAAagacttaaaaacaaaaatctacaTCTTAGAGGATGAACTACGGCACTGCTGAAGCTGAATTATTAGCTGGCATCCTAATTTTAGGAATAGGACATTGCTAGACTTGAATAGTCATATGAAAGAACAGCTCCTGCTTGTTTGTTTCCTGGCATCCATCAACAGAAATTTGAAGAAATCTGCTCTTGAGCCATTCCTAATGTACCAGATTATATTGCTGTTTGAGCTGAGAGATGACACCTGATAAAACTGACTTTAAAAGTACATGATGACTGATACAtcaggagtgtgtgtgtgtgactaTATCTTCATATCTGTGGTAGGGATCAGTGTATACTGTCCTTTGCCTTTATTTGGAGCATATTATAAATCACATATATggttaaaatgaaattaataatcCTGGAAGGACCTAGGTGAAGATCTGAATTTTGACTGACATTTTCCTATGTGAGAAGCAGGTTTTTAAATAGTTCCATGATTCCTGTTTTGGTGCTTAACACCTCAGGATGTAACTGTAAATTCTCATATAGA from Ammospiza nelsoni isolate bAmmNel1 chromosome 5, bAmmNel1.pri, whole genome shotgun sequence includes:
- the CCDC77 gene encoding coiled-coil domain-containing protein 77 isoform X2, giving the protein MDSPALRRAAMSAAERAAGSSRCPRVPTPRASSRSAESRCPSLEDFPPLPPIGERLAHLNPSHELLDYYRRKIADFDEEHEELVKRLEKYKQTYDEQEKEQVLRLYAENDRLKLRELEDRKKIQQLLAILGADEGEITYFHKEPPHKVTVLQRPPETHEQDDVSSTGTEKSTSKAAAKVEKLRSSERDQKDDDTLLLQVKALQAQIEEQTRLTKEQVESLLEDRRIQMEEAEVRHQKDQDKIKAITEKLHKTQNLLYESTRDFLQLKFDARANEKAWMAEKDSLLRKLGKDLDQLAFSTESGQKKQTELKKMLQGSDGASKCHSKEIKLLQDKLVQEKHLSHMYREQCVSLEGEVARMREERDAGKELFQERSEKMGKRLKLMTQRCEALEKRRNLEVEGFKNDIKQLQQKLKDVEKKIYKVAMNLAPDDQDLAILREIRQGNKLTRKIQGELKDLKTKIYILEDELRHC
- the CCDC77 gene encoding coiled-coil domain-containing protein 77 isoform X1 — its product is MDSPALRRAAMSAAERAAGSSRCPRVPTPRASSRSAESRCPSLEDFPPLPPIGERLAHLNPSHELLDYYRRKIADFDEEHEELVKRLEKYKQTYDEQHQLQWEVRHLEEEIAELQKALSDMQVYLFQEKEQVLRLYAENDRLKLRELEDRKKIQQLLAILGADEGEITYFHKEPPHKVTVLQRPPETHEQDDVSSTGTEKSTSKAAAKVEKLRSSERDQKDDDTLLLQVKALQAQIEEQTRLTKEQVESLLEDRRIQMEEAEVRHQKDQDKIKAITEKLHKTQNLLYESTRDFLQLKFDARANEKAWMAEKDSLLRKLGKDLDQLAFSTESGQKKQTELKKMLQGSDGASKCHSKEIKLLQDKLVQEKHLSHMYREQCVSLEGEVARMREERDAGKELFQERSEKMGKRLKLMTQRCEALEKRRNLEVEGFKNDIKQLQQKLKDVEKKIYKVAMNLAPDDQDLAILREIRQGNKLTRKIQGELKDLKTKIYILEDELRHC
- the CCDC77 gene encoding coiled-coil domain-containing protein 77 isoform X3, with protein sequence MDSPALRRAAMSAAERAAGSSRCPRVPTPRASSRSAESRCPSLEDFPPLPPIGERLAHLNPSHELLDYYRRKIADFDEEHEELVKRLEKYKQTYDEQVTVLQRPPETHEQDDVSSTGTEKSTSKAAAKVEKLRSSERDQKDDDTLLLQVKALQAQIEEQTRLTKEQVESLLEDRRIQMEEAEVRHQKDQDKIKAITEKLHKTQNLLYESTRDFLQLKFDARANEKAWMAEKDSLLRKLGKDLDQLAFSTESGQKKQTELKKMLQGSDGASKCHSKEIKLLQDKLVQEKHLSHMYREQCVSLEGEVARMREERDAGKELFQERSEKMGKRLKLMTQRCEALEKRRNLEVEGFKNDIKQLQQKLKDVEKKIYKVAMNLAPDDQDLAILREIRQGNKLTRKIQGELKDLKTKIYILEDELRHC